AGCCCAGCAGTGAAACGTCGACATTCTTGTACCTAACCTCGCACTTGACCCATCTCTCCAGGCCCGGGACGTGAATGCCGAGGCTCGGGAGCGCGAGCAGTGTCATCGTAGGCGTGGCCGGGTCGGTTCCCTCGCCAGACTCAACACTGTATagcgcgggcagcgagtACCGCACCTTTCCAGGGGCATAATACCTCAAGATCTTCTCTAGACGATATCTCTCTTTCTGTGGCAAGGCCAACCGGAATTGCCTCGCAAACTGCGGCTGCAACGGCCGTATATGAAACCTCGCCGGTACACACGTGTTGAGACGTATCCAGAAGCGCCCATCCCAGATCTTGGCCATCTTCCAGCTTCGCCAGGGTCCATGTCGCACTTGTGGCCCCTTGAAGCCGTCAGTACCGGATATCAGCTTGTAGCCCAAATGTCCCGGCAGCTTCCTTTCTGGTAGCGGATGGTTGGACTTGTATGGAGCCCTCGAGAGAAACCACCTGGTCGACTGCGGACCAAGTATGGGCTCAAAGACAACACCGGCGATTGAGAACGCCTTTGGTACCTCGCCTTGGCGGCTCGATGACAGCTCTGGAAACAGTCGATCGATCACGCTGTCAAGATTTGCCCGAGATGGCGAATGAAGGTACGGGGTGACAAAGTCGACAAGCTTGCGCACTGCAATCGCCGCAatcgcccggcggcggggcctaCGAGCCTCGTCCCGCGATGCCGCATAGaggcgccgtgcccgcgaGGCGCTGGTGACAAAAGATGGGAGCTCAATGAGCAGCGTTCCTGCGTTGGGGTCAAAGTCTTGGATGACTGCCTCTCGGATGAGTAGTCGATGCGCTTCTGCCTCTTCAAAGTTTGTCTTTTGCTTCGCCCTTCTTGCCAATGCAAGTACGGCGGGTTTCTGCAGCGCTTCTGGCAGCTTGTAGGATCTCGCAATGTAACGTAGCGCGTTACGGGTGGTAAGGGTTGGATCCGTGTTGGTGTGGTCCTCGAACCACCGGACTCGGTTCGCTTCACACGTGGCAATAAGCCTGTCCTTGTCAAACTCAAGAAGTGGCCGATATACgtgcacgccgccgtcctcgcaGTTCAGTGGGGTCAGATAGGGCACGCGAGGGTCAATATCGCGAGTGATATGGCCGGGGAACTGCGCAGAAATGTCGTTGATGCCCAGGTATGTCTTGATGTGACTCCAGGGCTCGTCGTGAAAATCGTCTCTTAGGATCATCCGAAGCTGCTTCAGTTCCTTGTTGGGAGGCTTGAAGCTGAGGaacggctgccgctgcatcTGATCGTCGAGTATCCCGCTCTTGTACACGCCGTGCAGCTCGTAGCACTCGGGGATCGCATTGGCAGCACGGATGCCTTGCAAGCCCCGATAGCcgtggccagccagcaggcgCATTAGGATCGTCTCGTAGTGGTCGTCGCTATGGTgggcgaagaagaggctCGTGGCTTGGAGGTGGCCACAGGTCAAGCCCAGCACCTGGTATCGCATCGTGCGCGCCACGCTCTCGAGGTTGGGCAGGCTGGCAGGGTTCATGCCATCGCGCCGGACGTCTCTCCAGTTGAGGGtcttgatgatggccttgatgccaATCCTCTTGAGCTCATGGGCCACGCTAGAGGCCTCAGCAtcgctgccctcgcgcaGTTGGTGATCGATTACGATGCCAAATGCGCTCTCGGCGGGGTTGTCGGCGATCTTGAAAGTCTGATGGGTCTTGAAGAGGCTCGAAAAGAggaaggccatggccatggagtctacgccgccgctcacGGCGAGCGCTGGGGCACACAGCAGTCAGCGAAGGAGCACGGTCATGGCCACATGTGGTTGCAGCATCGACGTACCGacgcggcgtggccgcgCAAAGCGCACGGTCGGGAAGCGCGGGAGGCAtacggcctcgagggcatcgcgAAATTCGGTCAAGGATATGGGCTTAGGGCCATGATGGAAGACACGAGTGGAAGCGCTCATTCCATCGCAAGGCTTCGAGGGCCTACAATGCGCGGAGGAGTCGGCGAGCACCGGACAATGTCACTGCTTGCGAGTATTCCGTTGGTCGGTGGTTGACAAGAGACAGGTTCTTTTCGTCGGACTCTTGTTGCTGTGGCGTTGGTACGGTCGGGGCCTGGAATTGTCTTGAGGCTTGTTAGAAGCTCCAGCGTGGGGCCACAATCAAGAAGGAGCAACAAGGGTGGGTGCCTGCCCGTTTACGACGCCCTCTAGTAACTAACTTAGtgcacgccgcgcgccgacTCTGCTCCAAGGCGGGCTGCTCCTTCCGCGACAACGATCGAGGCACTGAGTTGGAAAGCATTCACAAGGAATTCTTTTCGCGTTCGATATTTTGCTGCTGTCGCattttcttcctcttcttgcaACTCCACCGGAAGtcgccgtccatccatccgtccatgacagccagcggcggcctccCATCGCAACAAGGGTTTTCAACAACAGACAttcgtcgccacggccactTGGCCATGCACGATCCACCCACGACAGCCGCCCGGTCCCGTATCGCGCATGCAGACCTGCAGCTCCCCCGAGCACTCAGAGCCTATCAGTCACTGCCTTGAAAGCCCCAAGTGGCAAACACAGCGGCCATCTCCCCCTCCGTTGAGAACAAAGGCCCCCAGCGGCAGAAACTTGCCAGGCCAGACGCAGGTGCAGAACAAGCTGGAGCATGGACAGATGGAGTCGAGTCAGCCTTGCGGCCCCAGCGCAAGCTCACCCATGCTTGTTGCAGCAGATTTCATGTTGAGGCGCTTTTGGCGTCGCGATTTGCTCgtggcggcccgcccgcAACCACGCGTGAATGACTGGAACCTATGgaagccatcgtcgtcgttcccACACCTCACCTCATTCATCGAAGCCGTTTCCCGCCTTGTTGTGCTTTGTTGCTCACCTACAACTACGCAGATACTCGACGGTCCTGCAACCCGGCCTCTTGTTGCCCCAACTGCCGTGCCTCcaaccgtcgccgccactcaccaccatcaatcGGCACGTGTACCACGCCACACATACCCCCGTCCAGTTCCTCTCCGCTCGTAACCTCTTCACACCTTGTCGCCAGCtgccctcgccttcttcgccgtgTACGACTGCAACCACATCTACAATAGATCCTGTCTCAACGTCACGCTCAGCGCCCCGAACCGTGATCGCTCTCACGCTGCCACCCCGCATGTCGCCCGTTGTCGCCGGCTTCTGTCGCTGATCGAGTTTAATCACTGTCACGCACGGC
Above is a genomic segment from Purpureocillium takamizusanense chromosome 2, complete sequence containing:
- a CDS encoding tRNA(Ile)-lysidine synthetase (EggNog:ENOG503P0T4~TransMembrane:1 (i43-64o)~COG:D), which encodes MSASTRVFHHGPKPISLTEFRDALEAVCLPRFPTVRFARPRRVALAVSGGVDSMAMAFLFSSLFKTHQTFKIADNPAESAFGIVIDHQLREGSDAEASSVAHELKRIGIKAIIKTLNWRDVRRDGMNPASLPNLESVARTMRYQVLGLTCGHLQATSLFFAHHSDDHYETILMRLLAGHGYRGLQGIRAANAIPECYELHGVYKSGILDDQMQRQPFLSFKPPNKELKQLRMILRDDFHDEPWSHIKTYLGINDISAQFPGHITRDIDPRVPYLTPLNCEDGGVHVYRPLLEFDKDRLIATCEANRVRWFEDHTNTDPTLTTRNALRYIARSYKLPEALQKPAVLALARRAKQKTNFEEAEAHRLLIREAVIQDFDPNAGTLLIELPSFVTSASRARRLYAASRDEARRPRRRAIAAIAVRKLVDFVTPYLHSPSRANLDSVIDRLFPELSSSRQGEVPKAFSIAGVVFEPILGPQSTRWFLSRAPYKSNHPLPERKLPGHLGYKLISGTDGFKGPQVRHGPWRSWKMAKIWDGRFWIRLNTCVPARFHIRPLQPQFARQFRLALPQKERYRLEKILRYYAPGKVRYSLPALYSVESGEGTDPATPTMTLLALPSLGIHVPGLERWVKCEVRYKNVDVSLLGLQRRGGQRPLVVYRPRSGRSRQVRRRRLANRMRTGGHACRVCRRGRTSTAHG